From the Hymenobacter yonginensis genome, one window contains:
- a CDS encoding class I SAM-dependent methyltransferase translates to MTPYPLFQAAVLSALLLPTACTQTPMESAAAVSAERRLQDNPLAAPDTSGYRVGAPQDPNGIGKYYQGRQIAHVMGHEGADWLERNDRQEEEGTDILLRELQLKPTDVVADIGAGTGYFSFRISPLVRKGKVLAVDIQPEMIEYLRDNKARNKAPNVQPVLGTVQNPNLPAAGVDLVLIVDAYHEFDHPREMMQSIYKSLRPGGRLALVEYRAEDPNVPIKRIHKMSEAQARKEVEAAGLEFVENRQTLPQQHLLIFRRAK, encoded by the coding sequence ATGACTCCTTACCCCCTGTTCCAGGCAGCTGTGCTGTCTGCCCTTCTGCTGCCGACCGCCTGCACCCAAACGCCCATGGAAAGCGCTGCCGCTGTAAGCGCCGAGCGCCGGCTGCAGGATAATCCATTGGCTGCCCCCGATACCTCCGGCTACCGGGTGGGCGCCCCCCAGGATCCCAACGGCATCGGCAAGTACTACCAGGGCCGCCAGATTGCCCACGTGATGGGCCACGAGGGAGCCGACTGGCTGGAGCGCAACGATCGGCAGGAAGAGGAAGGCACCGATATTCTGCTGCGCGAGCTGCAGCTCAAGCCCACCGACGTGGTGGCCGACATCGGAGCCGGCACCGGCTACTTTTCGTTCCGTATCAGCCCGCTGGTACGCAAGGGCAAGGTGCTGGCCGTGGATATTCAGCCGGAGATGATTGAGTACCTGCGCGACAACAAAGCCCGCAACAAGGCGCCCAACGTGCAGCCCGTGCTCGGCACCGTGCAAAACCCCAACCTGCCGGCCGCCGGCGTGGATCTGGTGCTGATTGTGGACGCCTACCACGAGTTCGACCACCCGCGCGAAATGATGCAGTCGATTTACAAGTCGCTGCGGCCGGGCGGGCGGCTGGCGCTGGTGGAATACCGCGCCGAAGATCCCAACGTGCCCATCAAGCGCATCCACAAGATGAGCGAGGCCCAGGCGCGTAAGGAAGTGGAGGCCGCCGGCCTGGAGTTTGTGGAAAACCGCCAGACGCTGCCGCAGCAGCACCTGCTGATTTTCCGGCGCGCCAAGTAA
- the priA gene encoding replication restart helicase PriA, translating to MSLTFDFVQPQPEPAADRVTLFADVILPLPLPKLYTYRVPFELNDQVVIGGRVIVQFGAKRTLSCIVAAVHETPPKDYQAKYILEFIDETPVVTQPQLKLFRWMADYYLCTLGEVINAALPAALKLNSESRVQLHPVWLNTDEADRYPLSEQEQKVVAALLDGEEGKSMTFTEVGDVLGIASFHKVIKSLMHKETIFLFEHLADKYSPKVVKKVRLAHHYVAEAALEGLFAQLASRAKQLDVLMRYLQKVPVYQNEHANHNGIEKAYLSSAPHLSPSAVNTLIKNGVLEQFDVIVSRFPLDDATEANMHFRLSETQQAAHDDILDQFNTKDIVLLHGVTGAGKTEIYIELIRQALDGGGQVLYLLPEIALTAQIVTRLMRVFGSRLGVYHSKFSDNERVEVWNGVLSGRFQVVVGVRSSVFLPFDNLALLIVDEEHESSYKQYDPAPRYNAREVALMMANFQGAKTLLGSATPSVETYYQTRTGRYGLVSLTKRYGEAGLPEIELVDTRKAREAKTLLNHFTPELMAEMESKLAQKEQVILFQNRRGYAPFINCLDCGWIPKCTNCAVSLSYHKQAHELRCHYCGHHDRMPVQCPACGSRNIKTVGFGTEKIEDDLKVMLPQANVQRMDLDTTRAKNSYQQIISDFEQQATNVLVGTQMVTKGLDFANVSLVGIINADSIIHYPDFRAHERAFQMFVQVSGRAGRKGKKGKVIIQTADPQQVIFEKVIRNDYLEFYEYEILQRREHGYPPFMRIIRLTVKHMDQLLCERAAILLTGELVERLGREAVLGPEAPYIFRIRNFYLQEITIKLSREHTVLRAAKADILDAINLIRDQKDYKQARFVADVDPM from the coding sequence TTGAGCCTTACGTTCGACTTTGTTCAGCCGCAGCCGGAGCCGGCCGCCGACCGGGTTACGCTCTTCGCCGACGTGATTCTGCCGCTGCCGCTGCCCAAGCTCTATACCTACCGCGTGCCCTTCGAGCTGAACGACCAGGTCGTGATTGGCGGGCGCGTGATTGTGCAGTTTGGGGCCAAGCGCACCCTGAGCTGCATTGTGGCGGCCGTGCACGAAACACCGCCCAAAGACTACCAGGCCAAGTACATCCTGGAGTTCATCGACGAAACGCCCGTCGTGACCCAGCCGCAGCTCAAGCTGTTCCGCTGGATGGCCGACTACTACCTCTGCACCCTGGGCGAGGTGATAAACGCCGCACTGCCGGCCGCCCTCAAGCTCAACTCCGAGAGCCGCGTGCAGCTGCATCCGGTGTGGCTGAACACCGACGAGGCCGACCGCTACCCGCTCAGTGAGCAGGAGCAGAAAGTGGTGGCAGCCCTGCTGGACGGCGAGGAAGGCAAGTCGATGACCTTTACGGAGGTGGGCGACGTGCTGGGCATTGCGTCCTTCCACAAGGTTATCAAGAGTCTGATGCACAAGGAAACCATCTTCCTGTTTGAGCATCTGGCCGATAAATACTCGCCGAAAGTGGTGAAGAAGGTGCGGCTGGCCCACCACTACGTGGCCGAGGCAGCGCTGGAAGGCCTGTTTGCGCAGCTGGCCAGCCGCGCCAAGCAGTTGGATGTACTGATGCGCTACCTGCAGAAGGTGCCCGTGTATCAGAACGAGCACGCCAACCACAACGGCATCGAGAAGGCCTACCTGTCGTCGGCGCCGCACCTGTCGCCGTCGGCGGTCAATACGCTCATCAAAAACGGCGTGCTGGAGCAGTTCGACGTCATCGTGTCGCGGTTTCCCTTGGATGATGCCACGGAAGCCAACATGCACTTCCGCCTTAGCGAAACCCAGCAGGCCGCCCACGACGACATTCTCGACCAGTTCAATACAAAGGACATTGTGCTGCTGCACGGCGTGACGGGCGCGGGCAAAACCGAAATCTACATCGAGCTGATCCGGCAGGCGCTGGACGGCGGCGGGCAGGTGCTGTACCTACTGCCCGAAATTGCCCTCACGGCCCAGATTGTGACCCGCCTGATGCGCGTGTTCGGCTCGCGGCTGGGCGTGTACCACTCCAAGTTCTCCGACAACGAGCGGGTGGAAGTGTGGAACGGCGTACTATCGGGCCGCTTCCAGGTGGTGGTGGGCGTGCGCTCCTCGGTGTTCCTGCCCTTCGACAACCTGGCGCTGCTGATTGTGGACGAGGAGCACGAAAGCAGCTACAAGCAGTACGACCCCGCCCCGCGTTACAACGCCCGCGAGGTGGCTTTGATGATGGCCAACTTCCAGGGCGCCAAAACCCTGCTGGGCTCGGCTACGCCGTCGGTGGAAACCTACTACCAGACCCGCACCGGCCGCTACGGCCTCGTGAGCCTCACCAAGCGCTACGGCGAGGCCGGCCTGCCCGAAATTGAACTGGTAGACACCCGCAAGGCCCGTGAAGCCAAAACCCTGCTCAACCACTTCACGCCCGAGCTGATGGCGGAAATGGAAAGCAAGCTGGCCCAGAAAGAGCAGGTGATTCTGTTCCAGAACCGCCGCGGCTACGCCCCTTTCATAAACTGCCTGGACTGCGGTTGGATTCCGAAGTGCACTAACTGCGCCGTGAGCCTCAGCTACCACAAGCAGGCCCACGAGCTGCGCTGCCACTACTGCGGCCACCACGACCGAATGCCAGTACAGTGCCCGGCCTGCGGCTCGCGCAACATCAAAACCGTGGGCTTTGGCACCGAGAAGATTGAGGACGACCTGAAGGTGATGCTGCCCCAGGCCAACGTGCAGCGCATGGACCTCGATACGACACGCGCCAAAAACTCCTACCAGCAGATCATTTCCGACTTCGAGCAGCAGGCCACCAACGTGCTGGTGGGCACTCAGATGGTCACGAAAGGCCTCGATTTCGCCAACGTGAGCCTAGTGGGCATCATCAACGCCGACAGCATCATTCACTACCCCGATTTCCGGGCGCACGAGCGGGCCTTCCAGATGTTTGTGCAGGTGAGCGGGCGCGCCGGCCGCAAGGGCAAAAAGGGCAAGGTCATCATCCAGACCGCCGACCCGCAGCAGGTGATTTTCGAAAAGGTGATCCGCAACGACTACCTGGAGTTCTACGAGTACGAAATCCTGCAGCGGCGCGAGCATGGCTACCCACCGTTCATGCGCATCATCCGGCTCACGGTAAAGCACATGGACCAGTTGCTGTGCGAGCGGGCCGCCATCCTGCTCACCGGCGAGTTGGTAGAGCGCCTGGGCCGCGAGGCCGTGCTGGGGCCCGAGGCACCCTACATCTTCCGCATTCGCAACTTCTACCTGCAGGAAATCACCATCAAGCTCAGCCGCGAACATACCGTGCTCCGGGCCGCTAAAGCCGACATCCTGGACGCCATCAACCTGATCCGCGACCAGAAGGACTACAAGCAGGCCCGCTTTGTGGCCGACGTAGACCCGATGTAG
- a CDS encoding thioredoxin domain-containing protein, with amino-acid sequence MSSAAAPNRLAQETSPYLLQHAHNPVDWYPWGEEALQRARAEQKPIVVSIGYAACHWCHVMERESFENAQVAALMNAHFVCIKVDREERPDVDQVYLEALQAMGVQGGWPLNVFLTPEAKPFYGGTYFAPSSWAELLTSIGEAYQNADHQELEASAEQVARALQTSELERYRISASAEGLSEAQLAEALDQLAARFDLDAGGMRGAPKFPLPGVWRLLLRASRILPDTALLAHTIRTVRHIAWGGIYDQIGGGFARYAVDENWLVPHFEKMLYDNGQLLSLYAEAYQLQPNELLREVVYDTVAFVQRELTSPEGGFYASLDADSEGEEGRFYVFTKQELQDILGAEQPLASAYYSCTATGNWEHGRNILHRRQTPEAFAEAHQLQPAVLAELVQNWKQKLLAARTQRPRPTLDDKVLTSWNALLLQGLLDAYRAFAEPEFLALALRNAHFLQAHLRRGPGLWHSYQRGRATIVGFLDDYAFLIQAYISLYEATFQESWLHEANRLTQYTLTHFFDPAEDLFFYTDDTSEQLIARKKELLDNVLPSSNSVMAHNLHRLGLHLGNTQYVELAAAMLRHVQALVVQQPQATANWAALYTTLLRPTAEITIVGPEAEAYRQELGRHFLPNVVVAGATEGNSELPLLTGRTALQGRTTLYVCHHHACQRPVHTVAEALTQL; translated from the coding sequence ATGTCGTCCGCTGCCGCTCCCAATCGTCTGGCCCAGGAAACCAGCCCCTATCTGCTCCAGCACGCGCACAACCCCGTCGATTGGTACCCGTGGGGCGAGGAGGCGCTGCAGCGGGCCCGCGCCGAGCAGAAGCCCATTGTGGTGAGCATCGGGTACGCCGCCTGCCACTGGTGCCACGTGATGGAGCGGGAGTCGTTTGAAAACGCTCAGGTGGCGGCTCTGATGAACGCGCATTTCGTGTGCATCAAGGTCGACCGGGAAGAGCGGCCCGATGTGGACCAAGTGTATCTGGAGGCCTTGCAGGCCATGGGTGTGCAGGGCGGCTGGCCGCTGAACGTGTTCCTGACCCCGGAAGCCAAGCCGTTCTATGGCGGCACCTACTTCGCGCCCAGCAGCTGGGCGGAGCTGCTCACCAGCATCGGCGAAGCCTACCAAAACGCCGACCACCAAGAGCTGGAGGCTTCCGCCGAACAGGTTGCCCGGGCGCTGCAAACCAGTGAGCTGGAGAGATACCGCATTTCCGCTTCCGCGGAAGGCCTGTCGGAGGCGCAGCTGGCGGAGGCGCTGGACCAGTTGGCCGCCCGGTTTGATCTGGACGCGGGCGGGATGCGCGGGGCGCCCAAATTTCCGCTGCCCGGCGTGTGGCGCCTGCTGCTGCGCGCCAGCCGCATCCTCCCCGACACGGCACTGCTGGCCCACACCATCCGCACGGTACGCCACATAGCCTGGGGCGGCATCTACGACCAGATTGGGGGCGGCTTTGCGCGTTACGCAGTGGACGAAAACTGGCTGGTGCCGCATTTCGAGAAGATGCTCTACGACAACGGGCAGCTCCTCAGCCTCTATGCCGAAGCCTACCAGCTGCAGCCCAACGAGCTGCTGCGCGAAGTGGTGTACGATACGGTGGCCTTTGTGCAACGGGAACTGACCAGCCCCGAAGGCGGCTTCTACGCTTCACTGGATGCCGACAGCGAGGGCGAGGAAGGCCGGTTCTATGTTTTCACCAAGCAGGAGCTGCAGGACATTCTGGGCGCTGAGCAGCCGCTGGCCTCAGCCTACTACAGCTGCACGGCAACCGGCAACTGGGAGCATGGCCGCAACATTCTGCACCGCCGCCAGACCCCGGAGGCCTTTGCCGAAGCGCATCAGCTGCAGCCGGCCGTGCTGGCCGAGCTGGTGCAGAACTGGAAGCAAAAGCTGCTGGCGGCCCGCACCCAGCGCCCCCGCCCCACCCTCGACGACAAAGTCCTGACCAGTTGGAACGCGCTGCTGCTGCAGGGTCTGCTCGATGCCTACCGGGCCTTCGCAGAGCCTGAGTTTCTGGCGCTGGCCCTGCGCAACGCCCATTTCCTGCAGGCCCACCTGCGCCGGGGCCCGGGCCTGTGGCACAGCTACCAGCGGGGCCGCGCCACCATCGTCGGCTTCCTCGACGACTATGCTTTCCTGATTCAGGCCTACATCAGCCTCTACGAAGCCACTTTCCAGGAAAGCTGGCTACACGAAGCCAACCGGCTGACCCAATACACGCTCACGCATTTCTTCGACCCCGCTGAAGACCTGTTCTTCTATACCGACGACACCAGTGAGCAGTTGATAGCCCGCAAAAAGGAACTACTCGACAACGTCCTGCCTTCTTCCAACTCCGTGATGGCGCACAACCTGCACCGGCTGGGGCTGCACCTCGGCAATACGCAGTACGTGGAGCTGGCCGCCGCCATGCTGCGCCACGTGCAGGCGCTGGTGGTGCAGCAGCCCCAGGCCACTGCCAACTGGGCCGCCCTGTACACCACGCTGCTGCGCCCCACCGCCGAAATTACCATCGTCGGGCCAGAGGCGGAGGCGTACCGGCAGGAGCTGGGCCGGCACTTTTTGCCCAACGTGGTAGTGGCAGGCGCCACGGAAGGCAACTCTGAGCTGCCGTTGCTGACGGGCCGCACGGCCTTGCAGGGGCGCACTACGCTCTATGTCTGCCACCACCACGCCTGCCAGCGGCCGGTGCACACCGTGGCGGAGGCTCTGACGCAGCTCTAA
- a CDS encoding M14 family metallopeptidase has translation MLACGLALLGGPAALPAHAQTTPATSSETGALLTPAQFLGYELGARFTPHATLLRYVEHVAAHSTGRMRVQPYGSTYENRPLEVVQVGTPENLARLDDIRQNNLRLAGLQSGTARTEAPAVVWLSYNIHGNEAVSSEAVMQVLYDLANPQNEQTREYLQHTVLLIDPCVNPDGHERYAQWYNRVRAQSPNASPYAWEHHEPWPGGRYNHYYFDLNRDWAWQTQQESRQRVTLYNQWLPQVHADFHEMGPDDPYYFSPAAKPYHEDITDFQRKFQGIIGDYNRTVFDKNNWLYFTRETYDLFYPSYGDTYPSFNGAIGMTYEQGGSGRAGVRYAKADGDTLTLAQRISHHHAASLATIRAASERQPELIREFKKYFDDARTKPRGTYKTFVVAGAGDPGQLKAFTQYLERQQIQYGYAPRRQRTRGFNYFSGKEENVQVEAQDVVVSMFQPKSTLVKVLFEPRPALEDSLTYDITAWALPYSFGLKSYALKDRIATDGKAPSKATLNNSAATGQPYAYVARWNNLQDVRFLSRLLQQKVKVRVAGRAFEAEGQKYQPGTLVITRTGNETMGAKFDQLVRAQADSSGVMLQAVKSGFSTSGADLGSGYVRNVARPNVAVVAGEGVSSTAFGEVWHFFEQQIGYPVTVLGSDYLRSVPLAKFDVLILPDGDYSDIYSERQLEALKTWVRGGGRLIAMEGASAFLAGKKDFLLRTKPADSSATKKTNPYRLLKPYANAEREQIGQRVQGSVYRVQLDNTHPLAFGYGDTYFALVRDTLNYRFLGEGGWNVGVLKRDNYAAGFAGRQARRKLTDTFVFGAQDMGRGQVIYMADNPLFRGFWQGGKLLFGNALFFVGQ, from the coding sequence ATGCTGGCCTGTGGGCTGGCGCTGCTGGGTGGCCCGGCCGCGCTGCCGGCCCACGCCCAGACCACCCCCGCCACCTCTTCCGAAACCGGCGCGCTGCTCACGCCCGCGCAGTTTCTGGGCTATGAGCTGGGTGCCCGCTTCACGCCGCACGCCACGCTGCTGCGCTACGTAGAGCACGTGGCCGCCCACTCCACCGGCCGTATGCGCGTGCAGCCCTACGGCAGCACCTACGAAAACCGCCCGCTGGAAGTGGTGCAGGTCGGAACGCCCGAGAACCTAGCCCGCCTCGACGATATCCGCCAGAATAACCTGCGCCTGGCCGGCCTGCAGTCCGGCACCGCCCGTACCGAAGCTCCGGCCGTGGTGTGGCTCAGCTACAACATCCACGGCAACGAGGCTGTGTCGTCGGAGGCCGTGATGCAGGTGCTGTATGACCTGGCCAACCCCCAGAACGAGCAGACCCGTGAGTACCTGCAGCATACCGTGCTGCTGATTGACCCCTGCGTGAACCCCGACGGCCACGAGCGGTATGCGCAGTGGTACAACCGCGTGCGGGCCCAGTCGCCGAATGCCTCGCCCTACGCCTGGGAGCACCATGAGCCCTGGCCTGGTGGCCGCTACAACCACTACTACTTCGACCTGAACCGCGACTGGGCCTGGCAGACCCAGCAGGAGAGCCGCCAGCGTGTCACGCTCTACAACCAGTGGCTGCCCCAGGTGCACGCCGATTTCCACGAAATGGGCCCCGACGACCCGTACTACTTCTCGCCGGCCGCCAAGCCCTACCACGAGGATATTACCGACTTCCAGCGCAAGTTTCAGGGCATTATCGGGGACTACAACCGCACGGTGTTCGACAAAAACAACTGGCTCTACTTCACCCGCGAAACCTACGACCTGTTCTACCCCAGCTACGGCGACACCTACCCGTCGTTCAACGGCGCCATCGGCATGACCTACGAGCAGGGCGGCTCGGGCCGCGCCGGCGTGCGCTACGCCAAGGCCGACGGCGACACGCTCACGCTGGCCCAGCGCATCAGCCACCACCACGCGGCCAGCCTGGCTACTATCCGGGCCGCCTCGGAGCGCCAGCCCGAACTCATCCGGGAGTTCAAGAAGTACTTCGATGATGCCCGTACCAAGCCGCGCGGTACCTACAAGACGTTCGTGGTGGCCGGAGCCGGCGACCCGGGCCAGCTCAAGGCCTTCACGCAGTACCTGGAGCGCCAGCAGATTCAGTACGGCTACGCGCCGCGCCGCCAGCGCACCCGCGGCTTCAACTACTTCAGCGGCAAAGAGGAAAACGTGCAGGTAGAAGCTCAGGACGTGGTAGTAAGCATGTTCCAGCCGAAGTCTACGCTGGTGAAAGTGCTGTTTGAGCCCCGCCCGGCCCTAGAAGACTCCCTGACCTACGACATCACCGCCTGGGCGCTGCCGTATTCGTTCGGCCTGAAATCGTACGCCCTGAAAGACCGGATTGCCACCGACGGCAAGGCCCCCAGCAAAGCCACGCTCAACAACTCGGCTGCTACCGGGCAGCCCTACGCTTACGTGGCGCGCTGGAACAACCTGCAGGACGTGCGCTTCCTAAGCCGCCTGTTGCAGCAGAAAGTGAAAGTGCGCGTGGCGGGCCGGGCCTTTGAGGCAGAAGGCCAGAAGTACCAGCCCGGCACCTTGGTCATCACCCGCACTGGCAACGAAACCATGGGCGCGAAATTCGACCAACTGGTGCGCGCCCAGGCCGATTCGTCGGGCGTGATGTTGCAGGCCGTGAAATCGGGTTTCTCGACCTCCGGGGCCGACCTGGGCTCAGGCTACGTGCGCAACGTGGCGCGGCCCAACGTGGCCGTAGTGGCCGGCGAAGGCGTGTCGTCGACGGCGTTTGGGGAGGTGTGGCACTTCTTTGAGCAGCAGATTGGCTACCCCGTCACGGTGCTGGGCTCCGACTATCTGCGCTCGGTGCCGTTGGCCAAGTTCGACGTGCTGATTCTGCCCGATGGCGACTATTCCGACATCTACAGCGAGCGGCAGCTGGAAGCCCTCAAAACGTGGGTGCGCGGCGGTGGCCGCCTCATTGCTATGGAAGGCGCCTCGGCGTTTCTGGCTGGCAAAAAAGACTTCCTGCTGCGCACAAAGCCCGCCGATAGCTCGGCCACCAAGAAAACCAATCCCTACCGCCTGCTCAAGCCCTACGCTAACGCCGAGCGTGAGCAGATCGGGCAGCGCGTGCAGGGCAGCGTCTACCGCGTGCAGCTCGACAACACGCACCCGCTGGCCTTCGGTTACGGCGACACCTACTTCGCCCTCGTGCGCGACACGCTCAACTACCGCTTCCTCGGCGAAGGCGGCTGGAACGTGGGCGTGCTCAAGCGCGACAACTATGCTGCCGGTTTCGCCGGCCGCCAGGCCCGCCGCAAGCTCACCGATACGTTCGTGTTCGGCGCCCAGGACATGGGCCGCGGCCAGGTCATCTACATGGCCGACAACCCGCTGTTCCGGGGCTTCTGGCAGGGCGGCAAGCTGCTGTTCGGCAACGCCCTGTTCTTCGTGGGCCAATAG
- a CDS encoding S-adenosylmethionine:tRNA ribosyltransferase-isomerase codes for MSSSLPDPRQLSIHDFTYQLPPERIAPEPLAQRDQSRLLLSRQGAIEDRTFHELPAVLPADSLLVFNDTKVVRARLFCHKPTGGQIELFCLEPVAPHRALEPAMQQTGSCVWKCLVGNGKRWKTGPVLLDFEALGEPATLTAERLEATAEGYSLIRFSWEPATLPFAEVLRGAGHLPLPPYLNRDDTAVDAVRYQTVYAAHEGAVAAPTAGLHFSEAVLAELAERGHQQARVTLHVGAGTFQPVKADRMDGHAMHGEPISVSRVVLEQLLHHAPHPIIAVGTTSLRTLESLYWLGVQAAQGLLPTDSTPHVSQWQPYEPGSDLPTAAALQALLHHLDTQQQDALHATTQLLIAPGYRFRLIQGLVTNFHQPESTLLLLVAALLGPDWRRVYDHALANGYRFLSYGDSSLLLP; via the coding sequence ATGTCCAGTTCCCTGCCCGACCCGCGCCAGCTTTCCATCCACGACTTCACCTACCAGCTCCCGCCCGAGCGTATCGCGCCCGAGCCCCTGGCCCAGCGCGACCAGTCGCGGCTGCTGCTGAGCCGCCAAGGCGCCATTGAGGACCGCACGTTTCACGAGCTGCCGGCCGTGTTGCCGGCCGATTCGCTGCTGGTTTTCAATGACACTAAAGTGGTGCGGGCGCGCCTGTTCTGCCACAAGCCCACCGGCGGCCAGATCGAGCTGTTTTGCTTGGAGCCGGTAGCGCCGCACCGGGCTTTGGAGCCGGCCATGCAGCAAACCGGCAGCTGCGTCTGGAAATGCTTGGTTGGGAATGGCAAGCGCTGGAAAACCGGGCCGGTACTGTTGGACTTTGAGGCGCTGGGCGAGCCCGCCACCCTCACGGCCGAGCGGCTGGAAGCCACTGCCGAAGGCTACTCGCTGATCCGTTTTAGCTGGGAGCCGGCCACGCTACCGTTTGCCGAAGTGCTGCGCGGGGCCGGCCACCTGCCCCTCCCCCCTTACCTCAACCGCGACGATACCGCCGTGGATGCCGTGCGCTACCAGACCGTGTATGCCGCCCACGAAGGCGCCGTAGCGGCCCCCACGGCCGGCCTGCACTTCTCCGAGGCCGTACTGGCCGAATTGGCCGAACGCGGCCACCAGCAGGCCCGCGTAACGCTGCACGTGGGCGCCGGCACCTTCCAGCCTGTGAAAGCCGACCGCATGGACGGCCACGCCATGCACGGCGAACCCATCAGCGTGAGCCGGGTGGTGCTGGAGCAGCTGCTGCACCACGCCCCGCACCCGATTATTGCCGTGGGCACCACCAGCCTGCGCACGCTGGAAAGCCTATACTGGCTGGGCGTACAGGCCGCGCAGGGCCTGCTCCCGACCGACAGCACGCCCCACGTAAGCCAGTGGCAGCCCTACGAGCCCGGCTCCGACCTGCCCACGGCCGCCGCCCTGCAGGCCCTGCTGCACCACCTTGACACGCAGCAGCAGGACGCACTGCACGCCACCACCCAGCTGCTCATCGCGCCCGGCTACCGCTTCCGCCTGATTCAGGGGCTGGTTACCAACTTCCATCAGCCCGAAAGCACGCTCCTGCTGCTAGTAGCCGCCCTGCTCGGCCCCGACTGGCGCCGCGTCTACGACCACGCGCTGGCCAACGGCTACCGTTTCCTGAGCTACGGCGACAGTTCGTTGTTGCTGCCGTAG